The DNA segment TGATTTTGTTCTCCTAGCTGAAAACCAACGAGTCAACATCCTTTGGATGAACATGAACAACTCAACGATTGGTGAAGGCCTAGCTTTACGTAATGCGTTGTTGAGTTGCTCAGCAACATTGCTAGTGAGAAGGTTGTATCGGTTGCCACTGAAATATGTGCGCGTCCACTTTGCAGTCCCTATGTCTTCAAGGTATTTTGCACAATCGGCATTAGCGACCCTGATTTTACCGAAGTGGTCGTTGAAATCTTTGCGTCTATAAGAGAAAGCCGCTGCGCAAACCATTTTAGCCAACCCTTTGTTCTTGTAACGGGAGACAACGTTCCGCATAATGTGTACAATACATGCCCCATGGTGTGCTTTGGGGAACACGATCTGCTTGGCTTTTAGAATAGAGGCATGACGGTCAGAAATGATGGTGAGGGTGTTAGAATCAGCAATTATCCTTTCCACTTTAGTAAGGAACCAGTGCCAAGCCTCGTCGGTCTCCCCGTCAACAACAGCGAAAGCCAAGGGGAATACCTAGAAACGTGTACACCCAAAATAGAGTGATCAAAAGACGGATATGTGGACTACGTAGATGTTGTACATATGACGAGTGTTTTGTGTACAACTTAGACGAGTGGACAATGAAAAACAGATTAGTGTATCTACTAGGAGGGGATACCTGGAAGTTGCCATCTTGGCCACTAGCCGTGAGGAGAACACCTTTGTATTTCCCGGAGAGATGTGTGCCATCGATGATGAGAACAGGTCGGACTCGACGGAAACCATGGATGGAAGCTCCAAAAGATAGAAAAGCATAAAGGAAACGAGTCTGATTCAGGTTATCTAATTCTGTTTCAATGGCTGTGACTGTGTCAGGGTTTGTGGCTTTCAGACGTTCAAAGTATGAAGCAATGTCCAGATAGGATTCCTCTGGATTACCGATGGTGTTTTCTATGGCTTTTCCTTTTGCCCTGTGGCACTTCATATATGAAGCAGAAACACGTAGGTCTTCCAAAACCATCTGCTGCAGCTGCGCTGATTTGGGTCCAACATTTGGTTCTCCATAGCGGGAACGATAGACGTGGGCAATAACTTTGGATGTTGCTCGTCTTTTGTAAAGGTCGCGAGATTCGAACGGGCAAATATGTACAAGGTTCGCCTTTTTGATAGTGTAGTACCCACAAGTGGTGAGCTCTTGTGCTAATATCCGCCAGTCACAGTGAGTGTCGTGGCAACTAAGAACAAATGAATGCCTTGTGGTGCGAGTTTGCCTGAAGTGGAAACGTTCCTTAATTGCGTAGATAGCTAAGGCAAT comes from the Brassica rapa cultivar Chiifu-401-42 chromosome A01, CAAS_Brap_v3.01, whole genome shotgun sequence genome and includes:
- the LOC117134265 gene encoding uncharacterized protein LOC117134265; translation: MLEQMFKEDPDNIPDSWLEVEDEDTPSESSQPPDTDGVPPAAYDHDFWDPLLDEHLGASDVAEVMAGIQVPKTAPHIIHCTTGNAFDHTVLLSGEETTDWKKDLNFHGVHQRERPHGQSSSKSTSTPHSDGSTRTPYSMYTDRPQQSTPIPPVRETRPLSEISDEEFDVPPLFDDISYEADDVPDLNFDDPDEEPTVGKLYASKQDCQIALAIYAIKERFHFRQTRTTRHSFVLSCHDTHCDWRILAQELTTCGYYTIKKANLVHICPFESRDLYKRRATSKVIAHVYRSRYGEPNVGPKSAQLQQMVLEDLRVSASYMKCHRAKGKAIENTIGNPEESYLDIASYFERLKATNPDTVTAIETELDNLNQTRFLYAFLSFGASIHGFRRVRPVLIIDGTHLSGKYKGVLLTASGQDGNFQVFPLAFAVVDGETDEAWHWFLTKVERIIADSNTLTIISDRHASILKAKQIVFPKAHHGACIVHIMRNVVSRYKNKGLAKMVCAAAFSYRRKDFNDHFGKIRVANADCAKYLEDIGTAKWTRTYFSGNRYNLLTSNVAEQLNNALRKARPSPIVELFMFIQRMLTRWFSARRTKSAKHRGSATPEVEAVMQTHIRLTKGSNISNITNWSYQVKGVFGHNNTVSLDNKVCTCQVFQKLKIPCGHALLAADSIGLPHSNLFGDCYKTQTWRETYSGVIYPEAPLGDHDIPPAIDSLALQPPKTRRPSGRPKENRIPSTGEIQVNKHNLCLSYSLTSDLTCKILLFRSQR